A window of Corallococcus macrosporus DSM 14697 contains these coding sequences:
- a CDS encoding type II and III secretion system protein family protein, with amino-acid sequence MFTRITHAAALGALIALVAGGSALAQDGTNVSLGVGSQKVITIPGLSRVALGDPSIADVKTLGSGQLLITGQAEGKTTLLVWKSSGQRVSYLVAVRKQDPNEVITEIKRLLGEIEGVSVRMVGDRIYLDGQAYTTQDADRIEQVVGLYPNVKSFVKIAPNAKKLVAQNLNAAFQKAGLKNVQANVVGATIFLEGSVESQQDLQKAELITKAIGEKVENLLVVGIKRMILSEVQFVEIRRNSRDRYGIRYPTDITGTASAIANISQELFPGTFGSGVSTLALNANSDFSFGFQGNDGYGRLLAQPKLVCASGEKAEFLAGGEVPIPLITNNQFTVEFKKYGVILNLRPTADRNGNIQTEIEAEASEIDTSVAVSFGGSSSIPGFRTRRVKTNVTVRHGETIVLSGVFSHDEQKSVSKLPGLGHIPIVGELFKSRGFDSTKRELVIFVTPRIVNPDSDKVRTIIEDVKSRYKQARSEVNFNIFD; translated from the coding sequence ATGTTCACACGCATCACGCATGCCGCGGCGCTTGGCGCCCTCATCGCACTGGTGGCGGGCGGCAGCGCCCTTGCGCAGGATGGCACCAACGTCAGTCTCGGCGTGGGCTCCCAGAAGGTGATCACCATTCCGGGCCTCAGCCGCGTCGCGCTCGGTGACCCGAGCATCGCCGACGTGAAGACGCTCGGCTCCGGCCAGCTCCTCATCACCGGACAGGCCGAGGGCAAGACGACGCTGCTCGTCTGGAAGTCCTCGGGCCAGCGCGTCAGCTACCTGGTCGCGGTCCGCAAGCAGGACCCCAACGAGGTCATCACCGAGATCAAGCGCCTCCTGGGCGAAATCGAAGGTGTCTCCGTCCGCATGGTGGGTGACCGCATCTACCTGGACGGTCAGGCCTACACCACGCAGGACGCGGACCGCATCGAGCAGGTCGTGGGCCTGTACCCGAACGTGAAGTCGTTCGTGAAGATCGCCCCCAACGCCAAGAAGCTGGTGGCGCAGAACCTCAACGCGGCCTTCCAGAAGGCCGGCCTGAAGAACGTGCAGGCCAACGTGGTGGGCGCCACCATCTTCCTGGAGGGCTCCGTGGAGAGCCAGCAGGACCTGCAGAAGGCGGAGCTCATCACCAAGGCCATCGGTGAGAAGGTGGAGAACCTCCTCGTCGTCGGCATCAAGCGGATGATCCTCTCCGAGGTCCAGTTCGTCGAGATCCGCCGCAACAGCCGCGACCGCTACGGCATCCGCTACCCCACGGACATCACCGGCACCGCGTCGGCCATCGCCAACATCTCCCAGGAGCTCTTCCCGGGGACCTTCGGCTCGGGCGTGTCCACGCTCGCCCTCAACGCCAACTCGGACTTCTCCTTCGGCTTCCAGGGCAACGACGGTTACGGCCGCCTGCTCGCGCAGCCCAAGCTGGTGTGTGCCAGCGGTGAGAAGGCGGAGTTCCTCGCCGGCGGCGAGGTCCCCATCCCGCTCATCACCAACAACCAGTTCACGGTGGAGTTCAAGAAGTACGGCGTCATCCTGAACCTGCGCCCCACCGCGGACCGCAACGGCAACATCCAGACGGAGATCGAGGCGGAGGCCTCTGAAATCGACACCTCCGTGGCGGTGTCCTTCGGTGGTTCGTCCTCCATCCCCGGCTTCCGGACCCGCCGCGTGAAGACGAACGTCACCGTGCGCCACGGTGAGACCATCGTCCTGTCGGGCGTGTTCAGCCACGACGAGCAGAAGTCCGTGTCCAAGCTCCCCGGCCTGGGTCACATCCCCATTGTCGGTGAGCTCTTCAAGAGCCGCGGCTTCGACTCCACCAAGCGCGAGCTGGTCATCTTCGTCACCCCGCGCATCGTGAACCCGGACTCCGACAAGGTCCGGACCATCATCGAGGACGTGAAGAGCCGCTACAAGCAGGCCCGGTCCGAGGTGAACTTCAACATCTTCGACTGA
- a CDS encoding FHA domain-containing protein yields MATLVVRHPDGTENEFAIAGELKIGRQQGSDILITEGGVSRTHARVFEEGGAVFIDDVGSANGTFVDGQRIMAPTALTPQSEVLLGDYVLRLKAPAARGSGARRAARPAAGGEEPMPVGGEGGGARATRAMPSIKKGAARGEPGAALAKRPARPARPSPGGGARPAPAASGPVLRGMTGPWAGQTYPLRGKVIVGRQPPAVILLEDDSVSRRHAELEVTAAGVTVKDLGSANGTLLNGDPLDQTPVPLEPGDQLQFGVVEMTFEAEASAAPVRRGAARGGAEEDPAAKRKKLIMVAAGLMGVLLMVGMVSSILSPAPVAVQGPGGGAQADPSQKIQELLSECRSYASSELGAPNWDKANEVCTQALDLDPIHAEANTLIRRIKLEKESFEYYSQGERLLQRLKPEEALESFRKIQKESEYFRRARAKAREAAEAVTKRALEDCKLYLRDAQWSAAVSRCDVYMAVWCQSQPRENLQPPLGFTLKLWGRLRRDEWRPKDPLFVKFLIARQKMDANAAPWVCPVAEVLAGDERTVDPRTVVMEAAKKRFPNKLMQAALLDYWSGRGSEALATMQKLRSNYEAAQYHAQADELIKVMSTVDQLFKAGQSFLAAEDPEKAAEPFREALATDKAVMLELAESKPSFYRRNILQDFAEKSYLRGKHWADREDFRRACRVWKLGFSFYAGNPNLNKAAAFCSSRALEAFRAAGSCGDMAVALDYAVKGDGVEEMVVAKQAEMGCK; encoded by the coding sequence ATGGCCACCCTGGTCGTCCGTCACCCTGACGGCACTGAGAACGAATTCGCCATCGCCGGTGAGCTGAAGATTGGCCGCCAGCAGGGCAGTGACATCCTCATCACCGAGGGAGGCGTGTCGCGCACGCACGCGCGCGTCTTCGAGGAAGGCGGCGCCGTCTTCATCGACGACGTGGGCAGCGCCAACGGCACGTTCGTGGACGGCCAGCGCATCATGGCGCCCACGGCCCTGACGCCGCAGTCGGAAGTACTTCTCGGGGACTACGTGCTGCGCCTCAAGGCGCCCGCGGCGCGGGGCTCGGGGGCGCGGCGCGCGGCCCGGCCCGCGGCGGGGGGCGAGGAGCCCATGCCGGTGGGCGGCGAGGGGGGCGGCGCGCGCGCCACGCGGGCGATGCCCAGCATCAAGAAGGGCGCGGCGAGGGGCGAGCCCGGCGCGGCGCTGGCGAAGCGCCCCGCGCGTCCGGCACGGCCCTCCCCAGGCGGGGGCGCGCGGCCGGCGCCGGCGGCCAGCGGCCCGGTGCTGCGGGGCATGACCGGCCCGTGGGCCGGTCAGACCTACCCCCTCCGGGGCAAGGTCATCGTGGGGCGGCAGCCGCCAGCGGTCATCCTCCTGGAAGACGACTCGGTGAGCCGCCGCCACGCGGAGCTGGAGGTGACGGCCGCGGGCGTGACGGTGAAGGACCTGGGCAGCGCCAACGGGACGCTGCTCAACGGCGATCCATTGGACCAGACGCCGGTGCCGCTCGAGCCTGGGGACCAGCTCCAGTTCGGCGTGGTGGAGATGACCTTCGAGGCCGAGGCCTCCGCGGCGCCCGTGCGCCGGGGCGCGGCGCGTGGGGGGGCGGAGGAGGACCCCGCCGCCAAACGCAAGAAGCTCATCATGGTGGCTGCCGGCCTGATGGGCGTGCTGCTCATGGTCGGCATGGTGTCCTCCATCCTGAGTCCGGCGCCGGTCGCCGTCCAGGGGCCGGGCGGGGGCGCGCAGGCGGACCCGTCGCAGAAGATTCAAGAGCTGCTGAGCGAGTGCCGCTCCTACGCGTCCAGTGAGCTGGGCGCGCCCAACTGGGACAAGGCCAACGAGGTCTGCACCCAGGCGCTGGACCTGGACCCCATCCACGCGGAGGCGAACACCCTCATCCGCCGCATCAAGCTGGAGAAGGAGTCCTTCGAGTACTACTCGCAGGGTGAGCGGCTGCTGCAGCGCCTCAAGCCCGAAGAGGCGCTGGAGTCGTTCCGGAAGATCCAGAAGGAGAGCGAGTACTTCCGCCGGGCCCGCGCCAAGGCGCGCGAGGCCGCCGAGGCGGTGACGAAGCGCGCGCTGGAGGACTGCAAGCTGTACCTGCGGGACGCGCAGTGGAGCGCCGCGGTGTCACGCTGCGACGTGTACATGGCGGTGTGGTGCCAGTCGCAGCCGCGCGAGAACCTTCAGCCGCCCCTGGGCTTCACGCTGAAGCTGTGGGGCCGGCTGCGCCGCGACGAGTGGCGGCCCAAGGACCCGCTGTTCGTGAAGTTCCTCATCGCGCGCCAGAAGATGGACGCCAACGCGGCGCCCTGGGTGTGCCCGGTGGCGGAGGTGCTGGCGGGGGATGAGCGGACCGTGGATCCGCGCACCGTCGTCATGGAGGCGGCGAAGAAGCGCTTCCCCAACAAGCTGATGCAGGCCGCGCTCCTGGACTACTGGAGCGGCCGCGGCAGCGAGGCGCTGGCCACCATGCAGAAGCTGCGCTCCAACTACGAGGCCGCGCAGTACCACGCCCAGGCGGACGAGCTGATCAAGGTCATGTCCACCGTCGACCAGCTCTTCAAGGCGGGCCAGAGCTTCCTGGCCGCTGAAGATCCGGAGAAGGCCGCCGAGCCCTTCCGCGAGGCGCTGGCCACGGACAAGGCCGTGATGCTGGAGCTGGCGGAGTCCAAGCCGTCGTTCTACCGGCGCAACATCCTCCAGGACTTCGCGGAGAAGTCGTACCTGCGCGGCAAGCACTGGGCAGACCGCGAGGACTTCCGCCGCGCCTGCCGTGTGTGGAAGCTGGGCTTCAGCTTCTACGCGGGCAACCCGAACCTGAACAAGGCGGCGGCCTTCTGCTCCTCGCGGGCGCTGGAGGCCTTCCGGGCCGCCGGGAGCTGCGGCGACATGGCGGTGGCGCTGGACTACGCCGTCAAGGGCGACGGCGTGGAGGAGATGGTCGTCGCGAAGCAGGCGGAGATGGGCTGCAAGTAG
- a CDS encoding FHA domain-containing protein yields MIDQNSRPARKVGIADHLWETYEDMAEQMGSDRDALINQALFMFARLNGFLEVKSRSEAAEAAAAPVKPVQAAAPPRPASPPVLAPAPKAEATPPPARPPVRSTPEERASANGLDNDPVRREVAERVLETAAELERLIKGKNSEPPPPADDLVEEDEEPLPEAEDPGLMDEEEPPPEEAEEEPADELAEEEPGALYLVTESGDQEQIVKERFVIGRGKHCDFVINSGKVSREHAVIVHEGDDWIIEDLGSSNGTWFNKQRIKRRKVEDGDEYFICSEKIRLLVR; encoded by the coding sequence ATGATCGATCAGAACTCCCGTCCCGCCCGCAAGGTCGGAATCGCCGACCACCTGTGGGAGACGTACGAAGACATGGCCGAGCAGATGGGCTCGGATCGCGATGCGCTGATCAACCAGGCGCTCTTCATGTTCGCGCGCCTGAACGGCTTCCTCGAAGTGAAGTCCCGCTCCGAGGCCGCCGAGGCCGCTGCCGCGCCGGTGAAGCCCGTCCAGGCCGCCGCGCCGCCGCGTCCGGCATCGCCCCCGGTGCTGGCGCCCGCGCCCAAGGCGGAGGCCACGCCCCCGCCCGCGCGGCCGCCCGTGCGCTCCACGCCGGAGGAGCGGGCCTCCGCCAACGGCCTGGACAATGACCCGGTGCGCCGTGAGGTGGCCGAGCGCGTGCTGGAGACCGCCGCGGAGCTGGAGCGCCTCATCAAGGGCAAGAACAGCGAGCCGCCCCCGCCCGCCGACGACCTGGTGGAGGAGGACGAGGAGCCGCTGCCCGAGGCCGAGGATCCGGGCCTCATGGACGAGGAGGAGCCGCCCCCGGAGGAGGCCGAGGAGGAGCCCGCCGACGAGCTCGCCGAGGAGGAGCCCGGCGCGCTGTACCTGGTGACCGAGTCGGGGGATCAGGAGCAGATCGTCAAGGAGCGCTTCGTCATCGGCCGCGGCAAGCACTGCGACTTCGTCATCAACTCCGGCAAGGTCTCCCGCGAGCACGCCGTCATCGTCCACGAGGGCGACGACTGGATCATCGAGGACCTGGGCTCGTCCAACGGAACCTGGTTCAACAAGCAGCGCATCAAGCGCCGCAAGGTTGAAGACGGGGACGAGTATTTCATCTGCAGCGAGAAAATCCGTCTCCTCGTCCGATAA
- a CDS encoding A24 family peptidase → MTPVQIALWTVLGVALVISVVTDVLRREILDAVTYPLMAVGLGVRLATEGVGDLERGLISGAVSGVGLALLLLPAALRGRMGWGDVKLMGGVGAVLGFPAVLAAAAFISLVGALQAVVTLLWQGAVWDTLAAVVRRWAVRVRLASADAQPAPQRHIPYGVAIALGTVWALWWQHGTLG, encoded by the coding sequence ATGACGCCTGTTCAAATCGCGCTGTGGACGGTTCTTGGAGTGGCCCTCGTGATCTCGGTGGTGACGGATGTGCTTCGCCGCGAGATCCTCGACGCGGTCACCTACCCGCTGATGGCGGTGGGGCTGGGCGTGCGCCTGGCCACCGAGGGGGTGGGTGACCTGGAGCGCGGGCTCATCAGTGGGGCGGTGTCGGGGGTGGGGCTCGCGTTGCTGCTGCTGCCAGCCGCGCTGCGAGGGCGGATGGGGTGGGGTGACGTGAAGTTGATGGGCGGGGTCGGAGCGGTGCTGGGGTTCCCGGCGGTGCTCGCGGCCGCGGCCTTCATCTCTTTGGTAGGCGCGCTCCAGGCGGTGGTGACGCTGCTCTGGCAAGGCGCGGTTTGGGACACGCTGGCGGCGGTGGTGCGCCGGTGGGCGGTGCGGGTGCGGTTGGCCAGCGCGGACGCGCAGCCGGCGCCCCAGCGCCACATTCCCTATGGAGTGGCCATCGCGCTCGGCACCGTCTGGGCGCTGTGGTGGCAGCACGGAACGTTGGGTTAG
- a CDS encoding ATPase, T2SS/T4P/T4SS family, whose translation MFLITLAEKGGGTEQREYHKNEVTIGRLPGNDIILAKGNVSKYHSRIVAKDGKFIIVDMKSTNGTFVNGKKIAAPQVLKPTDQVYIGDYILNVEALEDEGPVMTRAGQPEEEYYDEQGEEPYEDEEGAYEEEEPYEEEEEPPPAPAPKGMPASLASALAKNKRKVDPRQERYTRLQKEIHDRLIEYLDLRRMDMDRLGDDELWRRTEKAIRDIIDQMDADGELPEDVDREELLTDVINEALGLGPLEAFLASDDISEIMVNHANQIYIERKGKLTLSEKTFSSNQAVLGVIERIVAPIGRRIDESSPLVDARLKDGSRVNAIIPPLALKGPCITIRKFKKDSLKISDLIKFKTVTAQMAEFLEMCVKARRNIVISGGTGSGKTTTLNIISSFIPEGERIVTVEDAAELQLPQDHWVQLESRPPNLEGKGAITIRELVKNCLRMRPDRIVVGECRSGETLDMLQAMNTGHDGSLTTLHANTPRDAIARLETMVLMSGMDLPVKAIREQIASAVHMIVQQTRFSDGTRKICYITEVSGMEVDIVTLQDIFYFKQDGFTEDHKVRGRYVASGFVPKFYDELQRKGIPVNMSIFRED comes from the coding sequence ATGTTTCTCATCACCCTCGCGGAAAAGGGCGGCGGGACCGAGCAGCGCGAGTACCACAAGAATGAAGTCACCATCGGCCGTCTGCCGGGCAATGACATCATCCTCGCGAAGGGCAACGTCTCCAAGTACCACTCGCGAATCGTCGCCAAGGACGGGAAGTTCATCATCGTGGACATGAAGTCCACGAATGGCACGTTCGTGAACGGCAAGAAGATTGCCGCGCCCCAGGTTCTCAAGCCGACCGACCAGGTCTACATCGGCGACTACATCCTCAACGTCGAGGCGCTCGAGGACGAGGGCCCGGTGATGACCCGCGCGGGTCAGCCGGAAGAGGAGTACTACGACGAGCAGGGCGAGGAGCCCTACGAGGACGAAGAGGGGGCCTACGAAGAGGAGGAGCCCTACGAGGAGGAGGAGGAGCCGCCTCCCGCGCCCGCGCCCAAGGGCATGCCGGCGTCGCTGGCGTCCGCCCTGGCGAAGAACAAGCGCAAGGTGGACCCGCGCCAGGAGCGCTACACCCGGCTCCAGAAGGAGATCCACGACCGGCTCATCGAGTACCTCGACCTGCGCCGCATGGACATGGACCGGCTCGGCGACGACGAGCTGTGGCGCCGGACCGAGAAGGCCATCCGCGACATCATCGACCAGATGGACGCGGACGGGGAGCTCCCGGAGGACGTGGACCGCGAGGAGCTGCTCACCGACGTCATCAACGAGGCGCTGGGGCTGGGGCCCCTGGAGGCGTTCCTCGCGTCGGATGACATCAGCGAGATCATGGTGAACCACGCCAACCAGATCTACATCGAGCGCAAGGGCAAGCTGACCCTGTCGGAGAAGACGTTCTCCTCCAACCAGGCGGTGCTCGGCGTCATCGAGCGCATCGTGGCGCCCATCGGCCGCCGCATCGACGAGTCCAGCCCGCTGGTGGACGCGCGCCTCAAGGACGGCAGCCGCGTCAACGCCATCATCCCGCCGCTGGCCCTGAAGGGCCCCTGCATCACCATCCGCAAGTTCAAGAAGGACTCGCTGAAGATCTCGGACCTCATCAAGTTCAAGACCGTCACGGCGCAGATGGCCGAGTTCCTGGAGATGTGCGTCAAGGCCCGGCGCAACATCGTCATCTCCGGCGGCACCGGCTCCGGGAAGACGACGACGCTGAACATCATCAGCTCCTTCATCCCGGAGGGGGAGCGCATCGTCACCGTGGAGGACGCCGCCGAGCTGCAGCTCCCCCAGGACCACTGGGTGCAGTTGGAGAGCCGGCCGCCCAACCTGGAAGGCAAGGGCGCCATCACCATCCGCGAGCTGGTGAAGAACTGCCTGCGCATGCGGCCCGACCGCATCGTCGTCGGTGAGTGCCGCTCCGGTGAGACGCTGGACATGCTCCAGGCCATGAACACCGGCCACGACGGCTCGCTCACCACGCTCCACGCCAACACGCCGCGTGACGCCATCGCCCGGCTGGAGACGATGGTGCTCATGTCCGGCATGGACCTGCCGGTGAAGGCCATCCGTGAGCAGATCGCCAGCGCGGTGCACATGATCGTGCAGCAGACGCGCTTCTCCGACGGGACGCGGAAGATCTGCTACATCACCGAGGTGTCCGGCATGGAGGTCGACATCGTGACCCTCCAGGACATCTTCTATTTCAAGCAGGATGGCTTCACGGAGGACCACAAGGTCCGCGGCCGCTACGTCGCGTCCGGCTTCGTGCCGAAGTTCTACGACGAGCTGCAGCGCAAGGGCATCCCCGTCAACATGAGCATCTTCCGCGAGGACTGA